The Eriocheir sinensis breed Jianghai 21 unplaced genomic scaffold, ASM2467909v1 Scaffold38, whole genome shotgun sequence genome has a window encoding:
- the LOC126991998 gene encoding serine/threonine-protein kinase PknJ-like — MAFQHSTRLVKLTQERINTLVAGHKQLARDHRLAAMFHQEFDVLLDLDGAAGAPKALGTSLGFPAMLTTFRGHNTFCDLPRLARCETDRLAAFLALARSVKQLHARGYAHNDIKENNVAVCRGADGRLQVSLIDYGAAQRLGTRVGFVGASTRRTPWLAPELLVGGRCSRAGDVFSLGYVLSNILDTCHRYYPALDVLAEAVMAANPARRPSLKKIIKTVNKFTAQRDEAARRETFIRRVRKAFSCLFPRRRRY; from the exons ATGGCTTTCCAACACAGCACCCGACTCGTGAAGTTGACGCAGGAGCGCATCAACACGCTGGTGGCCGGgcacaagcag TTGGCCAGGGACCACCGCCTCGCTGCCATGTTCCACCAGGAGTTTGACGTCCTGCTGGACCTGGACGGCGCGGCGGGGGCACCCAAGGCCTTGGGCACCAGCCTCGGCTTCCCCGCCATGCTTACCACTTTCCGCGGCCACaacaccttctgcgacctgcCCCGCCTCGCTCGCTGCGAGACTGACAGGCTGGCGGCCTTCTTGGCCCTTGCTCGCAGCGTGAAGCAGCTCCACGCCCGCGGCTACGCCCACAACGACATCAAGGAGAACAACGTGGCGGTGTGCCGGGGCGCCGACGGCCGCCTGCAGGTGTCGCTCATCGACTACGGCGCGGCCCAGAGGCTGGGCACAAGGGTTGGCTTTGTGGGCGCGAGCACGCGGCGCACGCCCTGGCTGGCCCCGGAGCTGCTGGTCGGCGGCCGCTGCTCACGCGCCGGGGACGTCTTCTCCCTCGGCTACGTCCTCAGCAACATCCTGGACACCTGCCACAGGTACTACCCCGCCCTGGACGTGCTGGCCGAGGCCGTCATGGCCGCAAACCCTGCACGGCGACCCTCGCTCAAGAAGATCATCAAGACAGTTAACAAGTTCACGGCCCAACGGGACGAGGCGGCGAGGCGGGAAACCTTCATCCGGCGAGTTCGCAAagccttctcctgcctcttcccgcgccgccgccgTTATTAA